Genomic window (Candidatus Polarisedimenticolaceae bacterium):
GCCTGGAAGCTTCCCGGACTCTGGCCCGTGCGCGTCGATGCGGCGGGAAACGACGTGGTCGCGATCGGTCTGGCGCAGGACTACGACCCCGCGGGCGAGGTCTCGGGGGGCGGCTACTGGGTCGCGCGCTCGCACGATCGCGGGAAGACGTGGTCGCGGGCGCTCTACACGGGGCTACGGCCGATGCAGCCTTACGTCATCCGGTCGTTCTCGAAGCTGGCGATGATCGACGGCGACCGCCTGCGGATCGAGGTCGACCTCCGCGAGCTCGATACGACGAAGATCACCTTCCCTCCAATCGGCCGATCGTTCACGAGGACGGAATCGGGGATCTATCTCGAGGCCGCGTGGGCCGACCTCGAGCGCGATCGCGACGGCGACGGGCTCACGGATCTCGCGGAGGAGCGGCTCATGACCGACCCGGACTCCGCCGACACCGACGGGGACGGGCTGCGGGACGGGGAGGATCCGCTGCCCCACGTCGCGGCCTCGAGCAAGGCGAGCGCCCTCACCGGAGCGCTCGCCGCGCTGCTCCAGGGCGGCGGCTACCAGGCGCGCCCGATCCTCACCGGCGATCCCGGAGGCCAGAAGACCGACGCCGACGACACGAAGAACGTCGAAGCGGTGATGGAGAAGATGCTCAAGGATGCCGTCGCTCTGACCTCCGAGGCGACGACCTTCATTCGCGGTGACCGGGCGGCGTTCGCCGGGATGACCGCCGACCACCGGATCGTCGTTCTCAGCGACTCCGAGGCCGATCGCGCCCGCGAGCGCTTCGGCGTCCACTACCCGGCGACGATCCGCATCTTCATGGACCATGCCGGAAGCAAGGCTCTGGCGATCTGGAACGAGAGCTGGCGCGGCGAGACCGTTCATCTCGAGAAGGTGGGTGGGGTCTGGCGGAGGACGCCGGTGAGCTCGTGGATCACCTAGCGGACACGCGGGAGCTCAGCCAAGCCTGCTGGAATTTGGAGCGGGAAACGGGGTTCGAACCCGCGACCCTCAGCTTGGGAAGCTGATGCTCTACCAACTGAGCTATTCCCGCACTAGGTGAGCAAGTCCAAGAGTAGCGGGAGTTAGCTCGGTTCGTCAAGCGCGCGCGGTGGCCTCCGAGGAAGGCGTTTCGGGACGAGTGTCCACCTGAGTGTCCACGCCAGAAACGAGACGGCGATCGAGAGCCGAGACGACGTTCGCCGTGCGGTCTGCGTCCGACCGCACGTAGAAGCGTTGGGTCGTGCGGACGTCGGCGTGGCCGAGGAGCGCCTTCGTCTCGCCGACCGGGATGCCCTCCTCTTCCGCCCAGCTCGCCGCGGTCGTGCGGAGGCTCTTGAAGCTCGCCCACGGCATGCCGGCGGTCTCGGCCGCGTCTCTCCACCTCTGCGAGACCCGGTTGCGCTCGCGCTTCGAGTGAAGCGTCCCGCCGTTCGGGTAGACGAACACGAACTCGGGGACCGACGACGTCGCCCGTGCGACCTCCTTCCGAACGCGCTCCATGTCCGCGAGGACCGCCTTCGCCGCCTCGCCGAGCTTGACGCGCTTCGATCGGGCCATCTTGCTCTCGGCCGAGAAGTAGATGAACCCGCCGCGGGTGTCGACGTCGGACCACCGGAGGCGGACCGCCTCCTGGAGCCGCGCGCCGGCCGCCAAGGCGAACAGCGAGAGCGCGCGGAGCGTCGGGGTGAGCTGCGCCGCGACCTTCCCCCATTCCTCGGTCGAGAGCGGCCGGCCCTGCGGCTCCGGTTCCTTCGGCTTCTCGACGTCGGCCGCCGGGTTCGTGTCGATCACCCCCCACCGCTTCGCGAGCTTGAACATGGTCGAGAGGAGCGTGAGGTCTTTCCGGACCGTGGACGCCGAGAGCTGGCGCCCCTGGTAGCTCGCATTCGACCGCTCGAGGCGGAAGGCGTCGAAGTCGGCCGGCCGGAACTCACGCATGTACCGGGCGCCCAACTCGCGGCGAAGCGGGCCGGCGCGCTTCTCTTTCACGCCGGGTGCCGGCTCGATCGCCGGCCGTAGCCGCTGTTCGTAGTAGTCGGAGCGCCGAGCGGACGCGTACTCACGGATGAACCGATCCGCGAACTCGGCGAATGTCGGGCCCTTCGCCTCCTCGGCCTTGCGCGCCTCCTTCTTCGGGTTGCGATACGTGCCGTCGAGAACCTGTCCCTTCCGCTTCGTGAGGAGGCTCTTCGCCTGAGTCATCGTCGTGCCGGCGGCCTCGCGGACGCGGTCGCCGTCCTGGTCTCGGAAGTCGATGTCATAGACCGTGATCCCGGTCCGTTTGAGAGTGCGTGCTTTGATTGCCATGGTCAGAAACTCCTTAGCCTGTGCGTCGCGATGAACCGCACGATTCGGAGAAAACGAACCTCCTCGAACATCGCATCGCGGAGCGCATCCGCAGTTGCGAAGCACTGCGCGACGAGTTCCCTTCCGTGGACGCTCGTGACGTCGTGGTCAGGATTCATGAAATCGATATTGACCAGGACGGCCTGTGCCTCCCGCATGGCGGCGACGTAGGCGGCCGCGGCGCCTCGCACACGAGGCGTGTTGAAGAGTCGGGCGGCGTCCTGAAACGCCCCTGTACGAAGAAGCACGTCAAGAGTCGCGAGCGCATGCTCGCCGAGTCTGTCGTAGATTTTCGTCAGGCCGTCTCGCCGCTCGTCTTCATCCTCCGAGAGGTTGTCCCTGTTCTCCTGGCAAGATTCGATCGACTTGACCAACGCAGTGAACGCCGCTGTTGCGTCGTCGAGCAAGACCGAGACGCGATCAAACGACCGGAGGAGGACGTCGCGTCGCGCGGTGACGAGGCCCCACCCGATCGAGAAGAAGCCGCCACCGGCGAGCATGACCAGGAGCTGCGGCCAGAGGTTGGACCAGACGCCGGGGGCGCTACAGGCCGCCATGGTTACGCCTCCTCCTCATCGCGCGCGGCGCGCTTAAGTTCCGACGCCAAGGCTTCGAGGGTGTGAACGCTCCCGTAGGTCGTATTACGGATCGCCCGCCTCATCCCGTCGCTCATCGGTCCGTCGTCGCGACCGCCCATAGCGTCGGCGTCGGCCTCGAGCGAACTCGCGATACTCAGGAGCGCCGGCGCGGTGCGCGCGGCGACGATCGCGAGATCGCGAAGCTCCATCCTCGGGTCGCCCTTACCGGCTCGCTTGTACAGCTCGTCGGCGACGGCGGTCAGGAAGTAGCCCGGCGCAGCCTCCATGAAGCCGGGAGGAGGCTCGATCGCGGCCGCTACGCGAGCGGCCGGCGTGACGTGGGCGCTCGCCTTGCTTTCGATCGTCTTCGGCATGGTCACGCCCTCGTTTCCGGCTGCCTATCACGCAGCGCGCGGTACGCCCCGACCAACCGCGCATCGACCGCATCGGGGTGATCGGAGAACGGAAACGGAACCGCGGGAGTGCCGCGGTACGGGGAGAGCAGCCGATCGTCCGCTTCGGTGGGGTACGCCTTCATCAACGCGCGATAGAGCGGGGAACCGTACGGCGCGAAGTCCATTTCAAGGCGGAGAACCGATGCGCCCTTCTCGGTGGTGGTGGTCGCCGGGATGTCTACTTCCGTCGGGCGGTAACCGGCGGGGAGGCGATGCTTCAGGCGCGCAGCGGCTTCGAGTAGGCGGTCGTAAGTACCGGAGACGTAGCGCCCCGCCATCGCTTCGACGAGCCGGTTAAGCTCGCCCTCCGCGCGTTCGTATGCCTCGTCGGTCGTGATCTTGTGCTTCGCCATGGCTCACCCCCTCGCCGCGACGGCATCGTTGTACCTAGCCAACATGAATGCCTTCGATCCGACCGAGCCTTTCGCCCTGCGGACCTGTTCGATGACGGCTTCGGGGGTTCCGACTCGCTGGGCACGCTCGATCTGGTACGCGAAGTCGCTGCGTTCCATTCGACGCGCCAGTACATAGAGCGCGTCGCCAATCTCAACCTCTGCGGCGCGCGCCGGGAACTTGACCACCGCGCCGCCGTTCGCGGGTGGGAGATTTCTACTTCCCGCCAGCGTGGCGGGAAGCACGAAGGGTAGGACGTTACTTCGCGGGCTTCCTTTTCCTGCTCTCACGGTTCTCTCCCTTTTCAGGCGCGTGGACTTTCCACGTCCGGTACGCGCCCTCGTCTGCGGCCAGCGCCAACGCGGCGTTGACCCAATTCGATCTCGACAGGCTGACCTTGTCGGCCGCCGCGTCGATCTTCTCCATGAGCGTGCTGCTGATGCGGACCTGTAGCGTCGCGTCCTTTGCTCGGACCACGGCATCCCCCTTCGCCGGCTTCCTTGCCGGTGCGGCGGATTCTACGGTCCTCGCTCGACGCATCTCGTCCTCCGTCACTTCTAACTGTAGTACCAAGGTACTACCCATGTCAAGAATCCCGAGGAAGGGTGGAAATCGCGGGTTCGGGGGAGATTCCGCTTCCCGCGATAGGGCCGCCGCCTCGGGGACACCGGCCCCCGAGTCCGTCAAACGTTGATGAACACTCCCGGCGCGTAGAAGCCGCTGTAGCAAAGCCAATTCCGCTCGTAGACCGTGACGATGATCAGTTGGTTCGTGACGTAGGTCATCCCTTGCAGCGTCGCCGGGACGTCGCTCGTCGAGGGGACTGTTCCGCTCGTCGTCGCTTGGACCTCCGCGAACCCGCCCCGCGCGGTGTAGCTGTAGTGGTCGAAGTCCGTGATCTGTCCCGCGGTGTACAGGTCGCTCGTCGTGATCGGTGGCGAGAACTGCCAACCAAAATCCCACAGGACGTTGTGAATCGGATTGCTCCATCCCACCGCGTTTGCCCACGCCTCCGGGCTTCCCGCGGCTTGTGGGTTGGCATACGGATTGACCGGAGGGGTCGACGGCTGCACTGGCGTGACGACCCCTCCTACGACGACGGTCGCCGGCTTCGTGGTGAACGGAATCTGGGTGTGCGTGACTCCGTTACGGTCGATGACGGTGAGTGCCATCAGTCCTCCTCCTCTGACTTGCGCCGAACCGGCTCCAGCCGCTCCGCAACGCCGAGTAGGTGCCTCAGTTCCGCGAGCCCTTCGTGCGCGGCGTTCAGTCGTTCGGCCAGCCGGTTCATCGCGTGCCTCGTCGCCGAGCGCGGGCGGTCGCGGTGCGGGTCTTCTGTGTCGCGTAGCACTTCGCGGTCGCGGTCACGACGACGCATCGTCACCTCAATTGAAAACACCGTCGCCGGGTGAACCCCAGCGACGGCGGTCCGTTCATCGCGATCTCACCTCAGTGGCGATAGGCAGCCTGGAAACGGGCATGGAGCTCGGGCTGCTCCCTCGCGGCGAGTGCGACACCGGCAATGAAGTCGTTCGCGGGGACCCGTCCATTCGCGAACGCCCGCTGGATGAACTCCCTCATCTCGTCCGTCGCGCTCCGCTTCTCGGCGGCGCTGAGTTGGACCACCGGCCGCTCCGGCTCGGTGCGGGCTTCGCCGCGGTCCCGCATCCCCGCCGCGTAGAGCGCCGGGTTCTCTTGCTTGACGACGTCGAGCGCGTCGCCGAAGCCAATGTTCCGCTCCGCTTCGATCCGCTTGGCCTCGAGGAGCAGCCGCTCCTCGTTCGGCCCATGCATTCCGGCCCTCTCCTGCGACGACAGCTTGCGGTTGCCATCCGGAGCCGAAGGTGTCGGGACGACCTGACCGCGCGCGCGCTCGACGAGATCGGGGTTCTTCGTCGCGATCTGCTTGAGCGCGTCGGGGGGATTGCTCGCGATGCCGCGGTCGAGCAATTCCTCCACGAGCTGCGCGAGTTCGTGACGCGCCACGAGCGGCCCGACGAATGTCGCAGGGAGGAATTTGTCGACGGCGGCCTGGTCGCCGGTCGCCGAGAAGTTGGCGTAACTCTCCAATGCGAGCTTGTAGATCGCTGGCATGTTCGCCTTGATCGCTTCCACCGCGGTCTCGTAGTCGCAGTTGTGGGCCCGCTTGTAGTCCCCGATCTGCTCGAGGACGATCTTCTTCGCCCGCGTCGGAGTCATGGTGCTGTGATTGCTCGTCATGTGCGTGCTCCTGGCGCTCGTGCGCCCGTTGTTCGATTCAAGATCCTCCGCGCTCAGCGTGACGGCATCGCAGCCATCTCTGTCCTCGAGCGTGAGCTTGCTTCCGGCGCGTAGCGCGGCCTTGATCGCCGGCCACGCACCGTTATTGATCGCGGCGACGGCCTCCGGCACACTGCCGAGGTGATAGACGCGGCGCCGGAGTTCGTCGAGCTCCTGGCAGAGATCCGCCGGTAGGTTGATCACGGCCTCACTTCGCCTTCGCGATCACGTCGTGGAGCTGGGCCGCGGCGAGGCCGGGAATCGAGAACTCCCGCGAGAGACCGGCGACGATCTCGGCCGCGCTCGTGTACATGCCGATCGCCATCTCGCCGGCGGCGAGCCGGAGCTCGTCGCGCCTACGCCCCTTTGCCGCGATCCTGGACGCGTCGGGCAGAATCTCTCTCCGGAGGACGTCGAGCATCTTCGTGCGCAGCGCCTCGCAGTCGGCCGGGGTCTCGTTGTGCAGCTTCATCGCCTCGTCGAGGTCCGCCTTCCGCTGGTGCTTCTTCAGCTCGGCGACCGAGGCATCGTGCTCGGCGGTGAGACGGACGTGCTCGGCCCTGAAGGCGTCTCGCCGGCCGGTCATGGTGATCCGTTCCATGATCGCGTCGTCGCGGTCCTTGTCGCTCGTCGCCGAGTCCTGGATCCGCTCCGAGAGCTCGGCGATCTTGTCGTCATGCGCCTGGACCTTGTCGCCCATCCGGTTCTTGCTCTCCCCGGCGGCCGACGCGGCCTTGCGCGCGTCCTCGAGCGTCGTCGGTCCCTTGGGCTTGTCGCTCGACGTGAACGCGTTCCCGTAGGGCGTGCGGCCCTGCGAGTTGTGCAGCGGCGCGTCGTCGACCTCTTCGGCCTCGCCGGTGGCGCACATGCGCATGCCGTCGGCGTGCGGGACGAAGCCGACGACACCGGGCGGGATGAGCTGATTCGACGGCCAGCCCGCGAGGGTGTCCGTGTTGAGCTGCTTGAGTGTGCGGATCTTCATCGTGTCTCTCCATGCGGCGCGCGGGCCGCGATCAAAACGCTTCAAAAGCCGGGTTCGGGTGACGTGTCCAAATCGACGGGCGCCACTGGCCGCCGCGGATGCCGCCGGTTGACGACTGCCCGAGCCGCCATAACGCGTAACCCGCCGCGTCAGAGAAGTGCGTCAGCGACTTGTCTCTCTTGTCGATCTCGCGCGTGCCGGGCCGCCACGAGACGCGAGAAAAATCCCGAACGAGAAACTTGCACCGCGGGTGGATGTGGAGCTTCACGGCACCGTCGGCGGAGCGCAAAAAGGCGTTTACCTTGGCCACGCGCTCGGACACCGGAGGATTCGAGTCGCTCTCCCGCACCGAGAGCCGGTGGTAGTACTTGCCGAGCTCACTGCGGATAATTTCGTAGTCCGTCGCCGTCGCCGACGTCTTCCGCGCTCGGCCCGAGCTGTCTCCGTAGACCACGACTTCGAGCGTCTTGTCGGGGTACCGACGAATAAACTCTTTGCACGCGCGCTCGGTCGTCGCGCCGCCAGCGATGACAAGCTCGTCGATGATCCAAGCCTCGTGCTGGTGATGCTGCATCACGACCCACGCCATCGGGTCGACGTTGAAGTCGCAGGACAAGATCAGCGGAAGGCCGGCTTGCAGCGCGACACGCTCCACAACGTGCGTCGAGCGATCAAACGCCTCGTACGCAGGCAGAGACGTGCCGTCGAGCCACTCGGCTTCGTACAGGCGACGGAACTCCGACGCCGACAGCCTGCTCCGCTCCCGCGCGATGAACCGAACGTACTGACCGCGACCGCAGTCGGGCCGATGCCCGTCGACCGTTTCGAGCGCGACAGGGATCGCGGAGCGTTTCGCCCCGCACCGACACGCATGCGCCGACGCGCGATCCCGCCAGGTCCACCGGCGGCACGCGAAGCCGGCCGCTCCCGACTCCGCCGCGCGATAGAGCGACTCCGCCGTCCCGCCGACGTCGCCGACGTTCCCGAGGTAGACGAGCCGCCCCTCACCGCGGCTGATGGTCTCGGCGCGTCTCGAGGAGATCACCGCGTAGGCGTCCGGCGTCAACTGGCCGAACTCGTCGACCACGCCGCCACGCGTCGGCGGTCCGTACAGGAGTTCCGGCCTGTCCCACGAGCGCGCCTGAATCTGCGCGCCGTTCTTGAGTGTGAGCCGAAAGGGAGGCGTCGTCGTCGGCTCCCCGCGCAAGATCCCCGCGCTCCGCGCCATCGCCGCGAGCCCCTTGAAGCCGTGCTCGCACTGCCCGTGCGTCGGCGCGAACCAAGACCACGGGATCTCGCCCGGGCCTCCGCGCCACGCGACGGCCAAGAGCCACGCCTCACCGACCGTCGTCTTCCCGAGCTGGGGCGCCGAGATCGTGAGGTCGTCCCGCGCCGGAGACGTGAGCACCGGGAGCTGGTACTCGCGCAGCGCCGGCAGCCGGAGGATCTCGGTCCGGTGTGCGGGCTGCACTCGGGGCGCCGTCGCGGTCACTTGCGCCACCCCTGTACATTGGCGGCATGCGCTTGAACACCCGATGGCTCTTCCGAGACTGGCGTTGGCACACGGTCGATCAGAACGCCCAAGGCTGGCGACAAGTGCTCTCCCGACTTTTCAAGGGGTAGCGCCTTCGCCTTCCACCGCTCGACCTCGGGCGAGACCCTCTCGACCCGGAGGTACGTCACCGTGCGCACCTTCCCGGTGAGCCGCAGGCGCATCCCGCCGACGATCACCCGCCCGAGCCGCCTCGCCTCCTCGCCGCGCACCGTGACCTGGAGGCGCTGACGACGGAAGAGCCCGGGCACGTCGAGCTCGAGCGCGAACGCCAGGATCGGACGGCCGCGCTTGCCCTTGGCTCGTCGGATCGTGTCGCGGACCACCGTGCCGAGGACGACGTGCGAGGAACGGGGCGCCGGTGCGGCCGACGATGACACCGCGGTTGAGTCGACCCGCGAGTCCGCTCCAATGAGACGGACTGAGGAGGTCACCGCACCGGCTCCCATGGTCATGCTTGGGCTCGCGCCTTCCGGAGTCGCGCCGCACGCTGCTTGGCTTCGGGCTTCCGGCTCCTCGCAACGAGCCGATACAGCCCCGGCTCGGTGACGGTGAGAAGCTCCTGGGGGCCGCCAGGGGTAGTCATAATCTGACGCCCCTTGCAGTCCTCTGGCATGCCAGCTAGCGCGCGGTGATGCTGCTCAATCCCCAACACCGCGCACACGTCCGCCGCGATCCATTCGGGGGCTTCCTGCGTCCCAACCATGCGGGCGAGGACGAGGGCCGTGCTCGTCACGACTGCGCCTCGCTCTCACCGTTGCCCGCTGTCGCGCGTTCCTCGCCCTCGACGGCCTCGACATCGGCACCGGTGGCCGGCGATCCTGAGGCGTCCTGTGAGGCCAAAGTGTTGTAAAGGTCGGTGCCGTCGCTGAGCTGGACGACGTAGAGGGTCTCGGCCGCGTGCGGCGCCGCCTGCGCCTTCAGCTCGGCGAGGCGGTCGATCAACTGGCGCACCTCGGCGCGGTCTTCCTTCTCGAGCGAGACCAGGCGCTCGTACGTCGGCGTAAGCGAGCCGTCGCGGCGGACGCGGCCGGTCCGGTCGACGATCTTCGCCATGGTCTCGATCTCGTGCTCGGCACGCGCGAGACGACGGGCAAGGCGCTCCCCGATCGGCGACGCCGCGATGCCAGCCTCGAGGATCACGCGCAGCGCCTCGGCGACGTGCTTCTTCAGCCGCTCGCCCTCGCCACGCTTGGCGAGCCGGCGGGCCTCGCGCATGCGGAGCGTGAACTCCGGGTCACGGGCAGCGTTGACGTTGCCCTTCGGCGCGCCGCCGCGACGCGGCTTCGCCGGGTCGGTCGTGGGGGTGACGGGCGGTCGTTTCGAGCTCGTCGCGGTCTCGCCCGTGGACACCTGCGGCGACGACGTGCCGGAAGTCGCGACGTTTCGGGGTTTCGTCATGCCGTCATCCGCCTACAGAGCCGATGCGTGAAAGCGTTGAGGGGTGAGAGGCCGAGGGCGAAAGCGCGGCGGGCGGTCGCGACGGTCTTTCGTCGCCTTCCGAGGGTGTCTTCGGAGGCTCCCAGGGTGACGTATCGGCCTTAGTAAATCCGATACCCCGATACCCCCCTCG
Coding sequences:
- a CDS encoding site-specific integrase, which produces MAIKARTLKRTGITVYDIDFRDQDGDRVREAAGTTMTQAKSLLTKRKGQVLDGTYRNPKKEARKAEEAKGPTFAEFADRFIREYASARRSDYYEQRLRPAIEPAPGVKEKRAGPLRRELGARYMREFRPADFDAFRLERSNASYQGRQLSASTVRKDLTLLSTMFKLAKRWGVIDTNPAADVEKPKEPEPQGRPLSTEEWGKVAAQLTPTLRALSLFALAAGARLQEAVRLRWSDVDTRGGFIYFSAESKMARSKRVKLGEAAKAVLADMERVRKEVARATSSVPEFVFVYPNGGTLHSKRERNRVSQRWRDAAETAGMPWASFKSLRTTAASWAEEEGIPVGETKALLGHADVRTTQRFYVRSDADRTANVVSALDRRLVSGVDTQVDTRPETPSSEATARA